From a single Brassica napus cultivar Da-Ae chromosome C9, Da-Ae, whole genome shotgun sequence genomic region:
- the LOC106417003 gene encoding uncharacterized protein LOC106417003, with the protein MNVDRCKDFEIGRRRPENGFTRTPAEDTYIRGRAPAGKSISYHTDDLKLFAALKNALHADEYEELKESKLGMFIKFKELDFGWASSLNCDYNEDLENPRCEVTKEMDAFWDMLGVDVDAGPTTEHIIAAFGRCEEWSQDDSMRLGYLAIFTGFIEGRKYSTATRASLPRLVMYLEKFENCLWGRVAFKVLMESLKGKDLQQHSYTADGFIQVLQVWAYYALPEFGASYGNPIPNRPSPLLLAYKGGKGCKGFKEAISTHTSVIKFIQKDFGEMFPRWDFDVEDSAAENIIKVMFNAKSRWKWTMDCWEVTGTKPSVKKEVAAETESGVKEESGRPKKKARKEIPLRHVQRLLKWLLQRLVQRLLRLLVG; encoded by the exons gcCGGAAAATGGTTTTACCAGAACTCCCGCTGAGGATAcatacattaggggaagagccccTGCAGGCAAGAGCATTTCATATCATACTGATGACTTGAAGTTATTTGCTGCTCTAAAGAACGCTCTACATGCTGACGAATATGAGGAGCTGAAGGAGTCAAAGTTGGGAATGTTCATAAAGTTCAAGGAGCTGGattttggttgggcttcaag TCTGAACTGCGATTACAACGAGGACCTGGAAAATCCAAGGTGTGAGGTTACAAAGGAGATGGATGCTTTCTGGGATATGTTGGGTGTTGATGTCGATGCTGGCCCAACTACTGAACATATAATAGCAGCATTTGGGAGATGCGAAGAGTGGTCTCAGGATGATAGCATGCGGCTCGGataccttgccatcttcactggattcattgaagggagaaagtactCAACCGCTACACGAGCTAGTCTTCCAAGGCTAGTGATGTATTTAGAAAAATTTGAGAATTGTCTTTGGGGGAGAgtggcgtttaaggtgctgatggagtCTCTGAAGGGAAAAGATTTGCAACAGCATTCTTACACTGCTGATGGGTTTATTCAAGTCCTCCAGGTGTGGGCGTACTATGCTCTGCCAGAATTTGGTGCGAGTTATGGGAACCCCATACCAAACAGACCGTCTCCGCTGTTGCTGGCTTACAAGGGTGGCAAAGGATGCAAAGGTTTTAAAGAGGCCATCAGCACACAT ACTAGCGtgataaaatttattcaaaaggACTTTGGTGAAATGTTTCCGCGATGGGACTTTGATGTAGAGGACTCGGCTGCGGAGAACATAATCAAAGTCATGTTTAATGCGAAATCTAGATGGAAGTGGActatggattgctgggaagtcaccggtACTAAGCCGAGTGTGAAGAAAGAAGTTGCAGCGGAGACAGAGAGTGGTGTGAAGGAAGAAAGTGGAAGACCTaagaagaaagctcgtaaagagatTCCGTTGAGGCACGTGCAGAGGCTATTAAAGTGGCTCCTACAGAGGCTCGTTCAGAGGCTTCTGCGACTGTTGGTGGGATGA